AATAACACGCGTATCGATATGAGGAACAGACATTGGAGGCGCTCCAACACTTGCTTTCCCGTATACTTTTGCCTGATGTTTTGCAATAACTTCCGGATTGGTACATTTTAACCATTGTCCACTTACCGGGAAACCTCCGTAACCGTTTCCTTCCGGTACATTTGCTTTTTCAAGTAAAGGTAATGAACCTCCTCCTGCTCCAATAAAAACAAATTTGGTATAGGCTTTACGTTTTTGCCCTGTTGAAATATCTGTAATTTTAATTCTCCAGGATTTATCTTCACGTTGCTTTAATTTTTTAACCTCATGATTAAAGTATAAAGTTACGCCGTCAAGTTTTTCAAGATAATTAAACATGCTTCTTGTCAGGGCACCAAAATTTACATCGGTACCAATTTCCATGTGAGTTGCCGCTAGTTTGTCAGTAGCTTCTCTTCCTTCCATAACAAGTGGCATCCATTTTTTTAGTTGCTCAAAATCTGAACTGAATTCCATTTGAGAAAAAATTGGATTGCTTTGCAGCGCATCGAATCTTTTTTTAAGATACTTTATATTTTTATCTCCCCATACAAAACTCATATGCGGAACACTTTTAATAAAATTTTCCGGAGATACTACTTTATTTTCTTGTACTAAATAAGACCAAAACTGACGAGAAATCTCAAAAGATTCTGCAATACTGATTGCTTTTTTAGGATCTATACTTCCGTCGGCCTTTTCTGGGGTATAATTTAATTCACAAAAAGCAGAGTGTCCGGTTCCGGCATTATTCCATGCATCAGAACTTTCGGCAGCTGCCACATCTAATCTTTCGTAAATTTCAATTTTAATATCTGGCTGTAACTCTTTTAAAATTAATCCAAGAGTTGCGCTCATAATTCCAGCTCCAATAAGCACTACTTCACTATTGGAACGTATTGTATTGTCAGGCATAACAGTAATTTGTTTTTAAAGTGCAAAGGTACTTTTTTCAATTGCAAAAAAAAACTAATTTTCACACGATAAAAGTTAGAAAATCATATTTTTTTGTGAAAAAGTAAATTCCGAAGAAATTACATCTAAAAGCGATTTGAAGAAAGATAATCCTGAAGCATAATCGTTGCAGAAATTTCATCAATCAATCCTTTATTTTGACGTTGTTTTTTGCTTAGTCCGCTGTCAATCATCGTTTGAAATGCCATTTTTGAAGTAAAACGTTCATCTACACGAATGACTTTCATTTCAGGAAAAATATTCGAAAAATGAGTCACAAAACCTTTTATTATCGATGCACTTTCAGACGGTTGTCCGTTCATTTGCTTTGGCTCGCCAACTAAGACTGCTTCGACCTTTTCTTTTGCGAAATAATCTTTTAAAAAATCGATCAAAGTATTAGTTGGAATTGTGGTTAGACCCGAAGCAATAATCTGCATTTCATCGGTAACTGCAATTCCGGTACGTTTTTGTCCGTAATCTATAGAGAGAATTCTTGGCATTTTATAATTTTTTAAAAAAGAAAAATATTAAGCTCATTTGCAGCATTTTTTCAGAATCAAAATTACAACTTTAATCCACAATTTTTACTAAAAACAAAAGTCCGTTCTGAGAAAACTCAAAACGGACCAGAACCTAAATATGTGAACCTAAAAAACTCTTATTTATCGATTAAATAATCGTCTGAAGAAACCTCTTCCCTCTTCTTCTTCCTCATCTTGTTCTTCGTACTGAGCAAATTTTGCCTGCGATTTCTCGTGCTCAAAGATCAACTCTTTAATATACTCTACATAGGATCTCTTTTTTTCTTCCAGAAAACCTATTAAATATTTCTCACTGAATTCTACTCCGCTGGCAGCCTCAATTTGAAGCAGCTTTTTGTATAACGGTTCAATATGCATTGCAATTACTTCTTGTGGAACGGCTTGTCTTCTTCCAAAAAAATTCGCAATTGCACCATTTTCATCTTTTGCGATCTCAAAGTCGGTAATAACCCAGTAATAACGACCTGATTTTGCTAAATTTTTCACAATAGCATGGAAGTTTTTTCCAGCTTTAAGGTTCTCCCAAAGGACCTTAAAAATAACTTTTGGCATATCCGGATGACGAATTATATTATGAGGCTGTCCCATTAATTCATAATCCTCGTAACCACAAACATCAACAAAAACTTCATTGGCATATTCAATAATACCAAAAGCATTTGTTTTACTCATAATTACTTGTGTTTTATCCCATGTAACTTCTTTATCGATGACGGTGATTGGAGTTCGAAGTTGATTTTCCTGATTCATTTTTTACTGCTTATAAATGTTATTTGGATTGGTAAATTTTAATTCGAATTTCTTAGAATTAATCCGACAAAAATAAAACGAAGAAAAAAATCAAAATCTGATTTTTGTCATATTTTGATAGTAAAAAAACTTTTAGTGGTTTATAAACCAAAATCAATTTACTATAGACTGAGTTTTTATATCAAATTACAAACAAAATGTTACATGTATAACACTTTCAAAAGCTTTTACTTTTTTGCTTTTCTACAAATACGTTATCTTTGCCAAAAATTAAAACTTATGAATTCTTTACAGACTATAATAGAACAAGCTTGGGAAAACAGAGCTTTATTGCAAGAAACTACAACAACTGATGCTATCAGAGAAGTTATCGAACTTGTAGATGCCGGAAAATTACGTGTTGCCGAACCAGTTGCTGACGGTTGGCAGGTAAACGAATGGGTAAAGAAAGCGGTTGTAATGTATTTTCCAATTCAAAAAATGGAAACATGGGAATCTGGTATTTTTGAATACCACGATAAAATGTTGCTAAAAAGAGGTTATGCTGAAAAAGGAATTCGTGTAGTACCAAATGCTGTTGCACGTTATGGAGCTTATATTTCAAGTGGTGTTATCTTAATGCCAAGTTATGTAAATATTGGTGCTTATGTTGACGAAGGTACTATGGTTGACACTTGGGCAACTGTAGGAAGCTGCGCTCAAATTGGGAAAAATGTTCACTTGAGCGGTGGTGTTGGTATTGGTGGCGTTTTAGAGCCATTACAAGCTGCTCCGGTTATTATAGAAGATGGTGCTTTTATTGGTTCTCGTTGTATTGTTGTAGAAGGTGTACATGTTGGTAAAGAAGCTGTTCTTGGAGCAAACGTTTGTTTGACTGCCTCAACAAAAATTATCGATGTAACTGGTGACGAGCCTGTTGAAATGAAAGGTTTTGTTCCTGCACGTTCTGTTGTAATTCCAGGAAGTTACACTAAGAAATTTGCTGCCGGAGAATTTCAGGTTCCATGTGCTTTAATCATTGGTACCCGTAAACCATCTACAGATTTAAAAACATCTTTAAATAATGCACTACGTGAATACGACGTTGCTGTATAAATTTTAAATTCCAAATAAAAAAAATCCAAATCCCAATCTATATCAATTGGAATTTGGATTTTTTTTATTGCTTTTTTTTTTAATAAACAGGATCTTTCAGTCTAAAATCACATTCATTAAAAAACTACATGATTCACTCTGCCCTCAAAGTCCTTTTCCAATTTAGCAGCAAACAAAACAATTAATGTATGTTTTGAAGCAAATAGAGCCTACAAAAAGGGCTTATCTCAAATTTGCAACTGCCTCTGCATATAACGTTTATCAAGATATACAAAAACAATATTAATCAAAAAACCTAAAATAAACTGAATCTCCCAAATTTAAGTTTAAGCTTAAAAGCCAACAGATTATCTGTTCCTTTAATATCAATTCGTTTAATTTTATATCGATCCTTAAAAGGAAATGCATCCGAACGATTTCCTCTCCTTAATCCAAATTTCATAGCATTTTCAGACAAAAAATTTTTTAAGACGCTATTCTTACTTTTCGTTTTTGGATAATCCTCATACGGACAAGCAAATGCAGGACAAACCTTTAGATTATTATTTTTTAGAACTTCTTCACATTTCAAAAAACTATTTTCAATTCCCTCTATATTTAATAATCTGTATTTTTTACACTCATAAGAATGATACCCCAATTCAACTAAATCAGACGGAACTTTTTTTAACTGGTCCATACTCATTATTTTTTGACTGCTATCATCCTTATAATCATCCACGAAATCAGTCTTTTTTATACAATGAAACGGGATAAAAAAACTAGCCTTTAAATTGTATTTTTCTAATAATGGAATTACATAAATCAATTGATTTTCAGCGACATCATCAAAGGTCAAAATGATACTTTTTGGAGGAATTCTAAATAGATTTGCTAATTCTGTAAAATGAAATGTGATATACTTATTTTCGGTTAAATATTTAAATTGTTTTTCTAAATTCTGAACGGAAATGGTTAAACTACTTTGTTCCGCTTTTGACAGGCAGACATTATGATACATTAAAATTGGCAGCTTTTTCATTATTTTGTAGGATTTTTACGTAAAAATACTACTTTAATATTACTTTTCTATATTGAATCGATAATAAAACACCAAAATGGAACCATCATAAATTAGCATCTTATTATTTACTTTCGATGTTGGTATACTGGCAACTTCAAGACAGGAAATAATAAAAATTTATCTGCAAAACACACTATAGCCTTTAAATTATATCTCCGGAATTTTAGATTACATCTCTGATTATAAATCATAAAAAAAGGATCAAATTTATATAAAATTTGATCCTGAACTTTTTAAAGACACTATTTATTGTTTTTTAAATCGTCATTTATAATTACCCGCAAAATATTGCTCAAAATTTAATGGTTTCTTTTGCTTTCAGTTTCTTTTTGGAGTTTTAAAAGCTTTGCATATTTCATATAAGAGAAAAAACTCTGAATCATTGCAATTGACAATCCGTCGATACCATTAAAAATTCCTTTCTTAAAAAAGTAACAACGCACAAAAGCTACTGTACCATTAAGAACCGGTTTAAAAGCATTAATTCTTTTTCCCTGATCAAATAATTGTTGCGCATGCCAACCAGAATATTGGTTCTTTTTGGCAATAATCTGATCTAAGGAATCCCAGCCATAATGCAGAATATGCACTGCAACTTTCTTTTCGTTTTGAGTTATGATTTTCTGATGTACAATAGAATCTGAAGGACGTGCCGTTTGTTTATTAAAGAAACGAACTTTATGATCTGGGTACCAGCCCGAGAAATCGATTAATTTGTTTCCTAAAAAGTTTTTCACTCTAAAACTAAAGGCATCATAATTTCCTTCCAGATATTTTTTATCCAAAATATATTGCTCAGCATCTTTATCCAGAAATTCATCGGCATCAAGATTTAAAATCCAGTCGTTTTTGCAATAAGGCAAACCATGTGTACGTTGCGGCCCATCACCCAGAAAAGCCTGCTCAATAACTATTGCACCTTTTTCTTTGGCAATTTCAACTGTACGATCTTTACTAAAAGAGTCTACAATAATAACCTCATTGCAAACTTTTAATAAAGCATCAATACATTTTCCAATGTTTTTTTCTTCGTTGAAAGTAATAACCAAACCACTAATTCCCATCGTAAATTTTAATTTATTGACCACAAAAATATAACTTTTTCGTTTAGTTTAATCTTATTGCGGGCATCACTTGTACACTAACTAAAATAGTTTGTACTTTAGCCTGCAAATTGAATTATAAAAACAAATGAGAATATTAGTTATTCAGCAAAAGAGAATTGGAGACGTATTAACAAGTACAATAATCTGTAACAACTTAAAAACTAAGTTTCCGGAAGCTAAGATAGACTATATGTGTTATCCTAATTCCGTAGATGTTTTAAAAGAAAATCCAAACATTGATACTATTATTCCGTTAACCAATAAGGTTAGAAAATCTATTCCTTCTTTGTTTAAATTTATTTTTCAGATCAGAAAAAGAAAATACAATGCTGTAATTGATGTTTACAGTAAACTAGAAACCAACCTGATTACGCTATTTTCCGGGGCAAAGTATAAAGTTTCTTACCACAAATGGTATTCTAATGTATTTTACAACCATAGTTACGAACGTTTTGATGCCATTAAATCTGAATACGGTCTGGCTATCGAAAACAGATTATTACTGCTAAAACCTTTCATCTCAGAAAAAATTACAGATGTAAAACCTAAAATCTTTCTAAAAGAATCTGAAATTGCTGAAGCAAAAGATCTTTTAAAAAGCTACAATATCGATAGTGAAAAGCCATTGATTATGTTTGGTATCCTGGGAAGCGAGGTTTATAAAACGTATCCTCTTGAGGGAATGGCAAAAATTATTGATTTTACTGTCGCTAAAACGAATGCTACAATTATTTTCAATTACATTCCGGATCAGAAAGAGCAAGCCTTAGAAGTCTATAATTATTGCACAGAAGAGACTAAAAAACATATTGTTTTTGATTTATACTGTACAGAACTACGTCCGTTTTTAGCATTATTAT
The sequence above is drawn from the Flavobacterium sp. N2038 genome and encodes:
- a CDS encoding malate:quinone oxidoreductase, coding for MPDNTIRSNSEVVLIGAGIMSATLGLILKELQPDIKIEIYERLDVAAAESSDAWNNAGTGHSAFCELNYTPEKADGSIDPKKAISIAESFEISRQFWSYLVQENKVVSPENFIKSVPHMSFVWGDKNIKYLKKRFDALQSNPIFSQMEFSSDFEQLKKWMPLVMEGREATDKLAATHMEIGTDVNFGALTRSMFNYLEKLDGVTLYFNHEVKKLKQREDKSWRIKITDISTGQKRKAYTKFVFIGAGGGSLPLLEKANVPEGNGYGGFPVSGQWLKCTNPEVIAKHQAKVYGKASVGAPPMSVPHIDTRVIDGEKALLFGPFAGFSTRFLKNGSYLDLPLSIKANNLIPMLSAGYHNIPLTKYLIEQVRQSPKDRMKALREYLPSARSKDWKLEKAGQRVQVIKKDEKEGGVLEFGTEVINTHDGSLAVLLGASPGASTAVAIMVDLISRCFTNQIKTPEWEAKIKQMIPSYGQTLNDKPELLEEVRKHTSQVLKLNN
- the ruvX gene encoding Holliday junction resolvase RuvX, which gives rise to MPRILSIDYGQKRTGIAVTDEMQIIASGLTTIPTNTLIDFLKDYFAKEKVEAVLVGEPKQMNGQPSESASIIKGFVTHFSNIFPEMKVIRVDERFTSKMAFQTMIDSGLSKKQRQNKGLIDEISATIMLQDYLSSNRF
- a CDS encoding PAS domain-containing protein — protein: MNQENQLRTPITVIDKEVTWDKTQVIMSKTNAFGIIEYANEVFVDVCGYEDYELMGQPHNIIRHPDMPKVIFKVLWENLKAGKNFHAIVKNLAKSGRYYWVITDFEIAKDENGAIANFFGRRQAVPQEVIAMHIEPLYKKLLQIEAASGVEFSEKYLIGFLEEKKRSYVEYIKELIFEHEKSQAKFAQYEEQDEEEEEGRGFFRRLFNR
- a CDS encoding 2,3,4,5-tetrahydropyridine-2,6-dicarboxylate N-succinyltransferase, which gives rise to MNSLQTIIEQAWENRALLQETTTTDAIREVIELVDAGKLRVAEPVADGWQVNEWVKKAVVMYFPIQKMETWESGIFEYHDKMLLKRGYAEKGIRVVPNAVARYGAYISSGVILMPSYVNIGAYVDEGTMVDTWATVGSCAQIGKNVHLSGGVGIGGVLEPLQAAPVIIEDGAFIGSRCIVVEGVHVGKEAVLGANVCLTASTKIIDVTGDEPVEMKGFVPARSVVIPGSYTKKFAAGEFQVPCALIIGTRKPSTDLKTSLNNALREYDVAV
- a CDS encoding polysaccharide deacetylase family protein; protein product: MKKLPILMYHNVCLSKAEQSSLTISVQNLEKQFKYLTENKYITFHFTELANLFRIPPKSIILTFDDVAENQLIYVIPLLEKYNLKASFFIPFHCIKKTDFVDDYKDDSSQKIMSMDQLKKVPSDLVELGYHSYECKKYRLLNIEGIENSFLKCEEVLKNNNLKVCPAFACPYEDYPKTKSKNSVLKNFLSENAMKFGLRRGNRSDAFPFKDRYKIKRIDIKGTDNLLAFKLKLKFGRFSLF
- a CDS encoding glycosyltransferase family 2 protein, which produces MGISGLVITFNEEKNIGKCIDALLKVCNEVIIVDSFSKDRTVEIAKEKGAIVIEQAFLGDGPQRTHGLPYCKNDWILNLDADEFLDKDAEQYILDKKYLEGNYDAFSFRVKNFLGNKLIDFSGWYPDHKVRFFNKQTARPSDSIVHQKIITQNEKKVAVHILHYGWDSLDQIIAKKNQYSGWHAQQLFDQGKRINAFKPVLNGTVAFVRCYFFKKGIFNGIDGLSIAMIQSFFSYMKYAKLLKLQKETESKRNH
- a CDS encoding glycosyltransferase family 9 protein produces the protein MRILVIQQKRIGDVLTSTIICNNLKTKFPEAKIDYMCYPNSVDVLKENPNIDTIIPLTNKVRKSIPSLFKFIFQIRKRKYNAVIDVYSKLETNLITLFSGAKYKVSYHKWYSNVFYNHSYERFDAIKSEYGLAIENRLLLLKPFISEKITDVKPKIFLKESEIAEAKDLLKSYNIDSEKPLIMFGILGSEVYKTYPLEGMAKIIDFTVAKTNATIIFNYIPDQKEQALEVYNYCTEETKKHIVFDLYCTELRPFLALLSQCEMLIGNEGGAVNMAKALEIPTFSIFTPSVRKETWQLFENEAKNASIHLKDLKPEIYEQHTEQYIKEHTFEYYAEYPLELMLKKLEAYFQEYKN